A genomic region of Helicoverpa zea isolate HzStark_Cry1AcR chromosome 8, ilHelZeax1.1, whole genome shotgun sequence contains the following coding sequences:
- the LOC124632213 gene encoding brain tumor protein, with protein sequence MEEMNGDLYGGGLVSLGDEGSLESTDNGKQEQNCKICDNKLCSPRVLSCLHVFCEACIDKLMVNEAGDSLKFDLAVECPICKQETKIPGGGAASLPSDYVLTNILDVSAMDQSVVCTCCKSKEPAVARCTDCSHFLCSNCNSAHEFMRCFENHRVVPFDALRSSKEKSAVHKPIFCARHAGESLKYYCCECEVGACTECLTVDHKVGEHRCERIVDVEPNLRAELKNFIVEANARAATAGSASARLDDALGDLQRQRDEAEGVINDAFHAYKAALERCREKALEELERLHKERELKVMDLFDRVDKTVQRIDCACKFAARLLRRGDGTEIVMLKKTVASQFARLLEGAPEFDVDYSLEFVTKMDKFDAISEETFGTFRTEATRAEERKRASESSAIVSVTSNSHSPAVSVTNAPVFDDYPMGGVRRVTGVSGVGSMVGVSGVPAIGVPGVGAVTGVGVTNTSVITGGVNINSVPGVGGGVPALPSMVEYNLQQLASIAEKDVPPPPHASPAPTFTLAELLAGDLNSPQAYNNLQALAKLGLNTEVNGFGGVGGIGGVGPRGVSPGRPLLTAAEEAALVPPPAPLVRATKATPMHIRFKFGQLGSGKGQFNSPHGFCLGNDEDIIVADTNNHRITVFDKSGTYKFNFGIAGKEEGQLWYPRKVAVVRATGKFVVCDRGNERSRMQIFTKNGHFLKKIAVRFIDIVAGLAVTAEGLIVAVDSVTPTVFILSEEGDLMSWFDCSECMREPSDIAISGKEFYVCDFKGHCVVVFDDEGRFLRRIGCENVTNFPNGIDVSDAGDVLIGDSHGNKFHVAVFSRDGVLVTEFECPYVKVSRCCGLKITSEGYIVTLAKNNHHVLVLNTLYIV encoded by the exons ATGGAAGAAATGAATGGGGATCTTTATGGGGGCGGTTTAGTAAGTCTAGGAGATGAAGGTTCTTTGGAGTCCACCGACAATGGCAAACAAGAGCAAAATTGTAAAATTTGCGA CAATAAGCTATGCAGTCCTCGTGTTTTGTCTTGCCTTCATGTATTTTGTGAAGCTTGCATTGACAAGTTGATGGTTAATGAAGCTGGAGATTCTCTCAAATTTGATTTGGCTGTGGAATGCCCAATATGCAAACAAGAAACCAAG aTACCTGGAGGTGGAGCTGCATCCCTTCCTTCCGATTATGTGCTAACCAACATTTTGGATGTGTCTGCTATGGACCAGTCTGTTGTATGCACTTGTTGCAAGAGCAAGGAACCAGCTGTTGCTAGATGCACTGATTGCTCTCATTTTTTGTGCTCCAACTGTAATTCTGCTCATGAATTTATGAGATGCTTTGAAAACCATAGGGTGGTACCATTTGATGCTCTGAGGTCCTCTAAGGAGAAGTCCGCTGTGCATAAGCCCATATTTTGTGCTCGCCATGCAGGGGAAAGTCTGAAGTATTATTGTTGCGAGTGTGAAGTTGGTGCTTGCACTGAATGTCTTACTGTGGATCACAAAGTTGGAGAACATCGTTGCGAGAGAATTGTTGATGTCGAGCCTAACTTACGTGCTGAATTAAAGAATTTCATTGTGGAAGCCAATGCCCGCGCTGCTACAGCAGGAAGTGCTTCTGCCAGGCTTGATGATGCACTCGGAGATCTGCAACGTCAAAGAGATGAAGCCGAAGGTGTAATCAATGATGCTTTTCATGCTTATAAAGCTGCATTAGAAAGATGCCGTGAAAAGGCTCTTGAAGAACTTGAGCGTTTACACAAGGAAAGAGAACTCAAGGTTATGGATCTCTTTGATCGAGTCGATAAAACTGTTCAGCGCATAGATTGTGCTTGCAAATTCGCGGCTAGACTTCTTCGTCGCGGGGATGGTACAGAAATTGTGATGTTAAAAAAGACAGTGGCCTCCCAGTTCGCTCGTTTGCTGGAGGGAGCACCAGAATTCGATGTTGATTATTCATTGGAGTTTGTTACAAAGATGGATAAGTTTGATGCTATTTCAGAAGAAACTTTCGGAACATTCCGTACAGAAGCAACTCGCGCTGAAGAAAGAAAACGCGCGAGTGAGTCGTCTGCTATTGTATCAGTGACTTCGAATTCTCACTCTCCTGCTGTTTCCGTGACTAACGCTCCCGTTTTTGATGATTACCCGATGGGAGGAGTCCGCCGTGTCACTGGGGTTTCTGGTGTTGGAAGCATGGTGGGAGTGTCCGGGGTGCCAGCTATCGGAGTACCGGGGGTGGGTGCAGTAACTGGAGTAGGTGTCACTAACACTAGTGTCATCACTGGTGGTGTAAACATCAATAGTGTGCCGGGAGTCGGCGGTGGAGTACCGGCTTTGCCATCTATGGTCGAGTATAATTTGCAGCAGTTGGCTAGCATTGCCGAAAAAGACGTACCACCACCTCCCCATGCTTCTCCAGCACCAACTTTCACTCTCGCTGAACTACTAGCTGGTGATCTGAACTCTCCTCAGGCCTACAACAATTTGCAAGCTCTTGCTAAACTTGGATTAAATACTG AAGTAAATGGCTTTGGAGGTGTCGGCGGAATTGGTGGCGTTGGTCCTCGTGGAGTGTCTCCGGGAAGACCTTTGCTAACCGCGGCTGAGGAGGCAGCACTTGTGCCTCCTCCAGCTCCACTTGTACGAGCCACTAAAGCTACTCCGATGCACATTAGATTCAAGTTTGGCCAGCTGGGAAGTGGCAAGGGTCAGTTTAATTCCCCTCATGGATTTTGCCTTGGAAACGACGAAGATATTATTGTTGCTGATACCAACAATCATCGCATTACG gtgtTTGATAAGTCTGGAACTTACAAGTTTAATTTCGGAATTGCCGGAAAAGAGGAAGGCCAACTGTGGTACCCACGTAAAGTGGCGGTTGTTCGAGCCACTGGCAAGTTCGTGGTCTGCGATCGTGGCAACGAGAGATCCCGCATGCAAATCTTTACCAAAAATGGACACTTCTTGAAGAAAATTGCT gtacGTTTTATCGATATTGTTGCTGGATTAGCAGTAACTGCTGAAGGTCTCATCGTGGCAGTGGACAGTGTAACCCCAACTGTATTCATCTTATCTGAAGAAGGTGACCTCATGAGCTGGTTTGATTGCAGTGAGTGCATGAGGGAGCCGTCTGATATTGCTATTAGTG GCAAGGAGTTTTATGTCTGCGATTTCAAGGGGCACTGCGTGGTTGTTTTCGATGATGAAGGGCGTTTCTTACGCCGCATTGGATGTGAGAATGTGACAAACTTCCCGAATGGCATTGACGTGTCTGACGCCGGTGACGTGCTCATTGGCGACTCGCACGGCAACAAGTTTCATGTCGCAGTTTTCTCTCGTGACGGCGTTCTCGTCACTGAGTTCGAGTGCCCCTATGTCAAG GTGTCTCGTTGCTGCGGATTGAAGATAACATCTGAAGGTTATATTGTCACTCTGGCTAAGAATAATCATCACGTTCTAGTCCTCAACACCCTTTATATTGTCTGA
- the LOC124632700 gene encoding N-acetylglucosamine-6-phosphate deacetylase, with amino-acid sequence MKPKSGLTRFYNCYILRDSKIIKEDLWIRDGKIENPEQVFYVEQLQADVTVNCEGLLIAPGFIDIQINGGWGVDFSYDSENVKEGLRKVSKELLAHGVTSFCPTMVTSDVDKYRKILPLIKKTDGGKHGATILGLHLEGPFINLAKKGAHVEELIRIPENGIKTIEEVYGSLDNVVIVTLAPELAGATEAIKELADMGIRVALGHSTASLAQGEEAVECGANLITHLFNAMLPFHHRDPGLVGLLASTTQKQVFYGIISDGIHTHPAALRIASRTNPEGLVLVSDAVAAQGLADGNYHIGPQHVTVEGGRAYVTGTKVLCGSTTALDACVATLRKSLDCSLEYALEAASLHPAKALGIDNRKGRLNFGCDADFVMLHPDKIKIKSTWIAGECVYKCNKM; translated from the exons ATGAAACCAAAATCTGGATTAACGAGGTTCTATAACTGTTATATTCTCCGTGATAGTAAAATAATTAAGGAAGACTTGTGGATAAGAGACGGCAAAATCGAGAATCCTGAACAGGTATTTTATGTGGAGCAACTACAAGCCGATGTAACTGTAAACTGCGAAGGACTGCTGATTGCCCCGGGGTTCATTGACATACAGATCAATG GTGGTTGGGGTGTGGACTTTTCATATGACTCAGAGAATGTTAAGGAAGGCTTAAGGAAAGTATCAAAAGAGCTGTTGGCTCATGGGGTGACCTCATTCTGTCCTACAATGGTGACGTCTGATGTGGACAAATATCGTAAAATCCTGCCTCTTATAAAGAAGACTGATGGGGGCAAGCATGGAGCCACCATCCTTGGTTTGCATTTAGAAGGCCCATTTATTAATTTGGCTAAAAAAGGTGCTCATGTGGAGGAGTTAATAAGGATACCTGAAAAT ggTATAAAGACAATAGAAGAAGTTTATGGATCATTAGATAATGTTGTTATAGTCACTCTTGCCCCAGAGTTAGCTGGTGCTACTGAGGCAATTAAGGAACTGGCAGATATGGGCATAAGGGTAGCTTTAGGCCATTCCACTGCTAGTTTGGCTCAGGGAGAAGAAGCTGTTGAATGCGGAGCTAATCTAATCACACATTTGTTCAATGCTATGCTTCCT TTCCATCATCGTGACCCTGGTCTGGTTGGTTTACTAGCTTCGACTACGCAAAAACAAGTTTTCTATGGGATCATATCTGACGGGATTCATACCCATCCCGCCGCATTGCGAATCGCAAGCAGGACAAACCcagaag GTTTAGTTCTAGTAAGCGATGCAGTAGCTGCTCAAGGTCTCGCTGATGGGAACTATCACATAGGTCCGCAGCATGTCACGGTAGAGGGTGGCCGTGCTTACGTCACCGGGACTAAAGTCCTCTGTGGCAGTACTACTGCGCTGGATGCGTGTGTTGCAACGTTAAGGAAATCTTTAG ATTGCTCTTTGGAATATGCCTTAGAAGCGGCTTCCCTTCATCCCGCTAAAGCTTTGGGTATTGACAACAGAAAGGGCAGACTAAACTTCGGCTGTGACGCTGACTTTGTTATGCTTCATCCcgataaaatcaaaatcaagtCGACTTGGATTGCGGGTGAATGTGTTTATAAATGTAACAAAATGTGA